From the genome of Candidatus Angelobacter sp.:
ACACTGGCTGGCGTTGGTGTTCGAGGCGGTGTCGGCCTTTGGCACGGTGGGTTTGAGCACGGGCGTGACACCACTTTTGACCGCCGCTGGCAAAGTTGTTATCATCGCGCTCATGTTCGTGGGCCGCATTGCACCGCTGGTGCTAGGGGTGTATCTGGCACGTCCGGCCAATCCGCTGCTGGTCCGGCAGCCGCGCGAGGAACTGTCGCTCGGTTGAAGAAAGAAAAATCATGGCGCAACGTATTTTTATCATTGGCGCAGGCCGGTTCGGCGCGCATCTGGCCACGCGGCTTTCCGAGTTCGGCAGCGAAATCGTGCTGGCTGACAAGAACCCCGACCGCGTGGAGGATCTGGTGCAGGACGGTTTTCACGCGGTGGAAATGGACGCGGAAGACCAGCACGCACTCAAGGAAGCCGGCGTGCAGGAGGCCGATGCCGTGGTCGTGAGCATCGGCGAGAACATGCAGGGCAGCATCCTGACCACCTTGCTGCTCAAGGAACTCAAGGTGAAGAAACTCATCTGCCGCGCGCTCGACTCTCGGCATGCCACCGTGCTCGAAAAACTAGGCGCGGACCTCGTGGTGTTACCCACCCGCGACATGGCTTACCGACTGGCAGAACGGTTGCGCGACAACGCCGGCAGTGACCGGCAGCAGTTGTGCGACGATCATCAATTGGCGCAAATCCGGGTTGGCCCGCCGCTTCACGGCAAGACGTTGACAGCCGCCGCACTTCGCGAGCGGTATCATGTGAATGTTGTCCTGCTGACGCGGACTGGCGCGAACGGTGACACGGTCGCAATCGAACCGACACCGGACCGCACAATTCTCGGTGGCG
Proteins encoded in this window:
- a CDS encoding TrkA family potassium uptake protein, yielding MAQRIFIIGAGRFGAHLATRLSEFGSEIVLADKNPDRVEDLVQDGFHAVEMDAEDQHALKEAGVQEADAVVVSIGENMQGSILTTLLLKELKVKKLICRALDSRHATVLEKLGADLVVLPTRDMAYRLAERLRDNAGSDRQQLCDDHQLAQIRVGPPLHGKTLTAAALRERYHVNVVLLTRTGANGDTVAIEPTPDRTILGGDMLFVSGRRENLNRFEQECGPVE